A stretch of Bombina bombina isolate aBomBom1 chromosome 2, aBomBom1.pri, whole genome shotgun sequence DNA encodes these proteins:
- the LOC128647862 gene encoding olfactory receptor 6M1-like, translated as MIMENQSSVTQFLLVGFSISVELQLLLFVVFFSVYFLTVTANVSIISLVQVDTRLHTPMYFFLRHLSFLEIWYTSSIVPKLLANLAGWKYISLSSCLSQSYFYFSLGSTEFFLLGVMAIDRYLAICNPLRYTSIMNGQVCIQAASACWLVAFLSVFFLVILISRLTFCEPAIINHFFCDIPPLLRLSCQETFLEEIVVFFFACSIILTSLILTVFSYVLIISTIFKIPSKKGRQKAFSTCASHFTVVSILYGTVIFIYVRPSASYPKDVNKILGVFNTVVTPLLNPIIYCLRNKEVKNALRKVIKKKRYLLF; from the coding sequence ATGATAATGGAAAATCAGAGCAGTGTGACACAGTTTCTCTTGGTTGGTTTTTCAATTTCAGTAGAGCTACAGTTGTTGCTCTTTGTGGTtttcttttctgtttattttttgactgtgacagcCAATGTTTCTATCATTAGTTTGGTCCAGGTGGACACAAGACTCCACACTCCTATGTATTTCTTTTTAAGACATCTCTCTTTCTTGGAAATCTGGTATACATCATCCATTGTCCCCAAGCTCTTAGCAAATCTGGCGGGGTGGAAATATATCTCATTATCTAGCTGTCTCTCACAATCATATTTCTACTTTTCATTGGGTTCCACAGAATTCTTTCTCTTGGGTGTTATGGCTATTGACCGTTACTTGGCTATTTGCAACCCATTGCGTTATACCTCCATCATGAATGGGCAAGTGTGTATTCAGGCAGCCTCAGCTTGCTGGTTAGTCGCTTTCCTTTCTGTGTTTTTTCTGGTAATTCTGATATCTCGATTGACATTCTGTGAACCAGCTATTATCAACCATTTCTTCTGTGACATCCCACCGCTGCTCAGACTATCTTGCCAAGAGACATTTTTGGAGGAGATTGTGGTTTTCTTTTTTGCTTGCAGCATTATTCTTACATCCCTAATTCTTACCGTCTTTTCATATGTGTTAATCATTTCAACAATTTTTAAGATACCTTCCAAGAAAGGGAGGCAGAAGGCATTTTCCACTTGTGCCTCTCATTTCACTGTAGTCTCAATTTTATATGGCACAGTCATATTTATCTATGTAAGACCTAGTGCGTCCTACCCCAAAGATGTTAACAAGATTTTGGGTGTCTTCAACACAGTTGTAACTCCTTTACTCAACCCAATTATCTACTGTCTGAGAAATAAAGAAGTGAAAAATGCTTTAAGAAAAGTAAT